From the genome of Phocoena phocoena chromosome 18, mPhoPho1.1, whole genome shotgun sequence, one region includes:
- the CDX2 gene encoding homeobox protein CDX-2, giving the protein MYVSYLLDKDVSMYPSSVRHSGGLNLAPQNFVSPPQYPDYGGYHVAAAAAANLDSAQSPGPSWPPAYGAPLREDWNGYAPGGAAAAANAVAHGLNGGSPAAAMGYSSPADYHPHHHPHHHPHHPAAAPSCASGLLQTLNPGPPGPAVTAAAEQLSPGGQRRNLCEWMRKPAQPSLGSQVKTRTKDKYRVVYTDHQRLELEKEFHYSRYITIRRKAELAATLGLSERQVKIWFQNRRAKERKINKKKLQQPPTSQPQAPQPQPGPLRSVPEPLSPVSSLQGSVPGPVPGVLGPTGGVLNPTVTQ; this is encoded by the exons ATGTACGTGAGCTACCTCCTGGACAAGGACGTGAGCATGTATCCCAGCTCCGTGCGCCACTCCGGCGGCCTCAACCTGGCCCCGCAGAACTTCGTCAGCCCCCCGCAGTACCCGGACTACGGCGGCTACCAtgtggccgccgccgccgccgcgaaCTTGGACAGCGCGCAGTCCCCGGGACCGTCCTGGCCGCCCGCGTATGGCGCCCCGCTCCGCGAGGACTGGAACGGCTACGCGCCGGGGGGCGCGGCGGCCGCCGCCAACGCCGTGGCCCACGGTCTCAACGGGGGCTCCCCGGCCGCCGCCATGGGCTACAGCAGCCCCGCCGACTACCACCCGCACCACCATCCGCACCACCACCCGCACCACCCGGCCGCCGCGCCCTCCTGCGCCTCGGGCTTGCTGCAGACGCTCAACCCCGGCCCCCCCGGGCCCGCCGTCACCGCCGCCGCCGAGCAGCTGTCCCCCGGCGGCCAGCGGCGGAACCTGTGCGAGTGGATGCGGAAGCCCGCGCAGCCGTCGCTCGGCAGCCAAG TGAAAACCAGGACGAAAGACAAATACCGAGTCGTGTACACGGACCACCAGCGTTTGGAGCTGGAGAAGGAGTTTCACTACAGTCGCTACATCACCATCCGGCGGAAAGCCGAGCTGGCCGCCACGCTGGGGCTCTCCGAGAGGCAG GTTAAAATTTGGTTTCAGAACCgcagagcaaaggaaaggaagatcaACAAGAAAAAGCTGCAGCAGCCACCGACGTCCCAGCCACAGGCTCCCCAGCCGCAGCCAGGTCCCCTGAGAAGTGTCCCGGAGCCCCTGAGTCCCGTGTCTTCCCTGCAGGGCTCGGTGCCTGGTCCTGTCCCTGGGGTTCTGGGGCCGACTGGGGGGGTGTTAAACCCCACTGTCACCCAGTGA